TGAAAGACGCATTATCCATGACCAAGATGGATTTAGGCTCCGGCCATCTCCCACAGTACTGGAGAAGCTGCTCGATAAAAGATTCGAAGAACGAAGCAAGGGTTGGACCTTTTGAAAATAGGAGACAAGATAACGCCATCTTGAGCATATGCTGGCAGTCAGTTTCTGGTACCGCTGGCTTATGAAATTTAGATACTTGGACCGGCGTCACGCCAAATGCAGACGAACCAGTCAGTTTATATCCAGTTCGCTTGTCACATCCGGATTCATCGGCAAAAACTAATTGATATGAATGGAACTCGGAGAGTTTATGTTGATAGAAATCTCCCAGGTGGAGATCCTGCTCTGTTGGCTTCTGCTggactttcttttttgtccACCTTGTtcaggaaaggaaagggcATGTTGAATACTGCAAGATGATGACAGTAGATTGAATTTATCACAGAAAAATAGCCATATTTTCAACATAAAGGCCAGGTTTTTCAATTAGGTAGCCACAAGTGCTGAGTTTCTGATAATTTTCTGCAATTCGCAATCTTTTCCGATCTCGAAGTGGTTCCTCCTATGCGACGTCGGAGAGTGGACTGGGGGATGCCAAAGGCCAGAGCAGCTGCTTTTTTGGTTTTAAATTGGCCTTTCTTATAGGCATTGAATGCCATTTGAATTCGGCTTTCTTTTGATTGGCTTTCCATGCTGAAAATGGGATGAGAATGTAGAAATGAGAGTAATGATAGTAATGCGGGGGAAAATTCATGGAATTCAGAGCTACTCGGTGGTCGATTACGGGATTACGTTAACTGTCTTCGTACCTTGCGCGGCAAACAGCCAGGAGCCCAATCAGAAGTAGTAAATTAGCGACGGAATCTCGACTCGCAATGAGATGGAGAGTCCTCTAACGAAGGTTCACCCGGAAGAATTGGGTGAGCTTATCGAAAGGGATGAGGCCCACACGATCATAGAGGTCGACGTGACCGGCGCCTGCCACCCAGAACAGCTCCTTTGGTTCCCTTGCACGCGCATAAGCGTACTCGCTGAACTCACGCGAGTGTGCCTGGTCGCCTGCGATGAATAGAAGAGGGCGGGGCGAAATCGAATCAATATCATTGAATCGGTAGAAGTTCATGAACTTCGGGTTACTTGACTTTGTCCGTTGTGTCGCGAGCTCCCGCCTCGTGCCTTCAGGAATGAACTCGCCACGCGGGGTGAAATAGAAGTCATAGAACTCACGGTCAACCGCGCTCGTGTTTGCTGTTATTTGACTTGGGACGCCGCCTGAGTACTGAACCTCGCCCCCATCCACCTCGACCCAGCGCTGCTCGGCTGCCGCGGCGATGATAGCTTTGCGCTGCTCAAGGGTCTGTGACTTCCGTAGCCCATCGCGGTTGACGGCTCCCATATCGTACATGCTTGCTGTTGCGATGGCCTTCAAGCGCGGGTCAATCTTCGCTGCACTGATCACGAAACCACCGCTTCCACAAATGCCGAGGGCGCCAATCCGCTCACGATCAATAGAGTCCTGTGTGCCGAGATAGTCGACTGCGGCACTGTATGCTTCTGCATAGAGATCTGGAGATACCCCGTTGCGTGGCTCACCCTCGCTGGCGCCCCAGAAAGGAAGGTCCAACGAGATGGTGACAAAGCCTCGCTCGGCCAATTTCGCCGCGTAGAGGTTCGCGCTCTGCTCCTTCACCGCGCCCATTGGATGGCCGACAATAACAGCAGGGGACTCGACGCTGTGACTCAGATTGTGACGAGTAAAAAGATTTCTCCGGATTGTCGTGCGGTATTGATCCTGGAAGGTGACGGGGGTAACCGTCACGATATCGCTGCGGTAGAAGTTATCGGCTCCGTACGACAGATTCTGTGCCCATGCTGACATTTGATGAATGGGAAGCATCATGCCAAGGGCGGCGATAGTGTTTCCGAACAACCTCATATTGCCTGCTGTCGGTGGCGAAGATCCAGGTATGGTGTTTGGAAAGGGAAGCA
The sequence above is a segment of the Aspergillus chevalieri M1 DNA, chromosome 6, nearly complete sequence genome. Coding sequences within it:
- a CDS encoding alpha/beta hydrolase (COG:S;~EggNog:ENOG410PQYN;~InterPro:IPR000073,IPR029058;~PFAM:PF12697,PF01738;~SECRETED:SignalP(1-24)), with translation MRLFGNTIAALGMMLPIHQMSAWAQNLSYGADNFYRSDIVTVTPVTFQDQYRTTIRRNLFTRHNLSHSVESPAVIVGHPMGAVKEQSANLYAAKLAERGFVTISLDLPFWGASEGEPRNGVSPDLYAEAYSAAVDYLGTQDSIDRERIGALGICGSGGFVISAAKIDPRLKAIATASMYDMGAVNRDGLRKSQTLEQRKAIIAAAAEQRWVEVDGGEVQYSGGVPSQITANTSAVDREFYDFYFTPRGEFIPEGTRRELATQRTKSSNPKFMNFYRFNDIDSISPRPLLFIAGDQAHSREFSEYAYARAREPKELFWVAGAGHVDLYDRVGLIPFDKLTQFFRVNLR